The sequence ACCAGCAATTGGCGGCCATCGTGCTGATAGGTATCGCCTTTGCTTCGTGTAAAAAACAAGCCAGTTACGATTTTAACGGCGATAGCGACAATAAGGTATACCTGACGGCCGGCACTTATAACGGGCTTGCTTACAGCGGTTATAACTTTTCGGTAGCCAACACGCCGGGGGGCATTGTGGGGGCGGTAAGCGCCGCCATTCCCGTGCACAGCACCCTGAGCGCGACAAATGACATCCAGGTAAAGGTTACTACAGATAATACGCTGGTGGGCACATTCAACGCAAAAACCGGCGGTACGGCGATAGCTGTTCCGGATGGAGCGATCACCTTGTCATCCAACCTCACCATCCCCGCCGGACAGGTAAATTCAAAGGATTCGCTGAAGCTGTCTATCGCTTCTGATAAACTGGCGACTTTAGCCCCGGGTACCTATGTGGTGCCTTTAAGGATCTCATCGGCTAATAACGCTTCGGTAAGCGCCAATCAAAACGTTACCTACGTATACTTTACATTGGTGGCCACCAACTGCTATCCAAGTCCGGCGGCAGCCGATATGACTGGTGCCATAGT comes from Mucilaginibacter mali and encodes:
- a CDS encoding BT_3987 domain-containing protein, with amino-acid sequence MKRNLIHRYQQLAAIVLIGIAFASCKKQASYDFNGDSDNKVYLTAGTYNGLAYSGYNFSVANTPGGIVGAVSAAIPVHSTLSATNDIQVKVTTDNTLVGTFNAKTGGTAIAVPDGAITLSSNLTIPAGQVNSKDSLKLSIASDKLATLAPGTYVVPLRISSANNASVSANQNVTYVYFTLVATNCYPSPAAADMTGAIVATRTGWTATLDATPTSGALANMFDAKTNTSWSLNPPKACTMTVDMAATRNAITGVRIHTSSTTYSVNTAVISTSTDGTNWTAQGTATLLNTSAYEYVKFYSPVNARYIRMNITAWKSATQIILTEFDIYQ